The nucleotide sequence TCAGCGCGACGTCCACCAGCACGTGAATGCGAACCCGGCGGTGGTCAAAGTACTCGACGAACGAGCGGAAAAGTTCGATGACCACCAGCAGCGCGAGAACGTCGGACACGATGACGTTAAAGGCGTTGGGCACCGTGCTCTGCGAGAGCGTAAAGGTAAGATTAAGAAAGACCCGTCCCACGCCGATAAACAGGGCGATCAGGATGATGACGATCAGCAGGTTAAAGATCAGCTGAACGGCGAGGCGAAACAGGGCGGTGAGGTCCGCCTGAAAGGGCCGGAGCCGGGCCAGGCCGCGGCGTTCTGCGGTGTGCTCCTGCGAGCGGCGGGTCATGACGAGAGTGTACGCAGCTCTTCCCCCACAGCGGAGACGGGACTTCTGCCCCGTTCGGGCTATCATGCGGGTGTGACTGTTCCGCCCTCCCTACCGGCCTCGCCCACTCCCGATACCACTCGCGCCCGCATCCTGACCGAGGCCGCGCGGCTTTTTGTGGCGAGCGGCTATCACGGGGTCAGCATGCGTGAGGTGGCCGCGGCGGTGGGCGTGACCAAGCCTGCGCTCTACCACCACTACGCCGACAAAGAAGCCCTCTTCCTGGCGATGCTGGAGGGCACCCTGGCCGGGCTCGCTCGTCTGGTGGCCCATGCCGGGGCCCAAACAGGCGTACGCGCACAGCTTGAAACACTGGTGGGCGACCTGCTGGCCAGCGCTCCCGAGCAGCGATTAGGCCTGCAACTGGCCGGTGAGCTGCGGCACGTCTCCCCCGAGCGCCGCCGAGCCTTTGAGGAGGAGTACCGCCGGGTATGGATGGGCGGCCTGACCCGACTGATCGAGGAGGCCGCGCGGCGCGGCGAACTCCGAGCCGATCTGCCCCCCGCCGTACTCACGCGGGCCCTGCTCGCCCTGCTGTACCCGCTGGTGACGGGCGCGCCCACCCGCGACCCGCAGGAAACGGCGCAGGCCCTGCTCAGCGTGTACCTGGACGGCGCCACACCGCGCTCACCCGAAGATTAACGCCCTTCATCTTTTACTTAAGATTCGTGCACAACTTCTCCCGGAGCATACACCGTAACGCGCCCGCCGGGTGCGCTGCGGGGAATCCTCCGTGTTTGCCGTCGACTGTGCCGCCTCGTGTTGCGGTGGGACGCCGGGTCTCGCGTCCCACTCCGTTTCCTTGACCTGGAGTGCTGCGTGATAGAAACCCTTTTCGGTTGGGTCAGTCAGCCTGAAGCGTGGCTGGCCTTTGGAACGTTGTTGCTGCTGGAGGTGGTGCTGGGCATCGACAACGTGATTTTTATCAGTATCCTGGCGGGCAAGCTGCCCCCCGAGCAGCGGCAGCGCGCCCGAACGCTGGGCCTGCTGGCTGCCATGCTGATGCGGCTCGCGCTGCTGTTTTCGATCACCTGGATCTACCGCCTCCAAGATGACCTGTTTGTCCTGTTTGGCCGGGGCTTCTCAGGGCGGGACCTGATCCTGATCGGAGGCGGTCTCTTTCTGCTGTACAAGGCCGTCAAGGAGATGCATGAGCAGCTGGAGGGACCCAGCGTGCATCACGGCAGCGACGTGGTGAGACAGGGCGCGGTGAACTTCGCGGGCATCATCGGCCAGATTATGCTGCTGGACATCGTCTTTAGTCTTGACTCGGTCATCACGGCGGTCGGGATGGCCGAAGACATCGGCGTGATGGTGAGCGCCGTGGTCCTGACGGTCGCCATCATGCTGGTGGCGGCCCGTCCCATCGGAGAGTTCGTGCAGGCGCACCCCACGGTCAAGATGTTGGCGCTGGCCTTTTTGCTGCTGATCGGCGTGAACCTGGTCGCGGACGGCTTCGGCTTCAAGATCCCCAAGGGCTACACCTACTTCGCCATGGGCTTTGCCATCATGGTGGAACTGCTCAATCTGCGCGTTCGCCGCGGCCAGCCGGTGAACCTGCACGAGTCACAACGCCATCCGGACAAGGCCTGATCCGGATTCCGGTTGAACAGGCCAGAATCCGGATGAGCTGCGCGGGCCACACCGGACAACAAGGGGGCAGACCCGAACAGGTCTGACCCCTTTCCCCTGCCAAGGCGCCTTCAGGGGAGGCGACCGAGGGAAGAAGCGTTCAGAAACAGGGCCGACGTGGGACAAAGGTCTTGCAGGACGCAAGCCCCACAATGGGGACGGCGGGTCAGGCACGTTTGCCGCCCGTGCCGGATAGCCGAGACGTGGAAGGTGTACCGCGTTGCCCAGTCGCGCGGCAGCACCTCGTCAAACCAGCGTTCTGCCTTCAACACATTCCAACGCGCGGGAATGAGGTCGAGCCGTTCAGCGACCCGGTGAATGTTGTTCTCGACCGGGATGGCGGGGCGAGCCAACGCAAAAAGGAGCAGCAGCGAGGCGGTTTTCATGCCTACACCGGGCAGCGCTTCCAGCAGGGCGCGGGCCGCGGCATCATCCATCTGCCGCAGGTCGCGCAGACTGAGGTGGCCGCGCGTCTCTTCCAGGCGGAAGAGCATATTCCAGATGTAGTCGGCCTTGGTCCGCGTCAGGCCACCGCCTGCCGCACGAAGCACGGCCTCAACCCCGTCTGGGCCGTCGGCGAGGGCTGCCTCCCACACCGGGTAGGCGGCTTGCAGGGCCGCGAACTGCCGCCGGGCGTGGGCCGCCGTATTTTGCTGCGCCAGGATGATTTGAATAAGGTCGTCGAGCGGCTCGGGGCTCACACGCGGTGCGGGCCGTGCGGGCAGATAGGTCTGTGCCAGGCGCCGGATGATCTCCGGGAGCTGTGCGGGGGGAGGAACCTCCTGGGCGGGCGTGGGCCGGAGCACTCGGCGCACTTCACCGCTCGGCCCGAAGGCGGGTGACGTTTCCAGCCCCGTCCGTCACCTGAAGGTCAGCATAGACACCGGTGGTCTCGGCATAGAAGTCCACCTGGGTGC is from Deinococcus sp. YIM 77859 and encodes:
- a CDS encoding phosphate-starvation-inducible PsiE family protein; amino-acid sequence: MTRRSQEHTAERRGLARLRPFQADLTALFRLAVQLIFNLLIVIILIALFIGVGRVFLNLTFTLSQSTVPNAFNVIVSDVLALLVVIELFRSFVEYFDHRRVRIHVLVDVALIFVLRELIIGLYSGDLHEPALLLAYGAVLLALGLTRTLVLRFSYARDPLATARENETD
- a CDS encoding TetR/AcrR family transcriptional regulator translates to MTVPPSLPASPTPDTTRARILTEAARLFVASGYHGVSMREVAAAVGVTKPALYHHYADKEALFLAMLEGTLAGLARLVAHAGAQTGVRAQLETLVGDLLASAPEQRLGLQLAGELRHVSPERRRAFEEEYRRVWMGGLTRLIEEAARRGELRADLPPAVLTRALLALLYPLVTGAPTRDPQETAQALLSVYLDGATPRSPED
- a CDS encoding TerC family protein, with amino-acid sequence MIETLFGWVSQPEAWLAFGTLLLLEVVLGIDNVIFISILAGKLPPEQRQRARTLGLLAAMLMRLALLFSITWIYRLQDDLFVLFGRGFSGRDLILIGGGLFLLYKAVKEMHEQLEGPSVHHGSDVVRQGAVNFAGIIGQIMLLDIVFSLDSVITAVGMAEDIGVMVSAVVLTVAIMLVAARPIGEFVQAHPTVKMLALAFLLLIGVNLVADGFGFKIPKGYTYFAMGFAIMVELLNLRVRRGQPVNLHESQRHPDKA
- the nth gene encoding endonuclease III; this translates as MRRVLRPTPAQEVPPPAQLPEIIRRLAQTYLPARPAPRVSPEPLDDLIQIILAQQNTAAHARRQFAALQAAYPVWEAALADGPDGVEAVLRAAGGGLTRTKADYIWNMLFRLEETRGHLSLRDLRQMDDAAARALLEALPGVGMKTASLLLLFALARPAIPVENNIHRVAERLDLIPARWNVLKAERWFDEVLPRDWATRYTFHVSAIRHGRQTCLTRRPHCGACVLQDLCPTSALFLNASSLGRLP